A window of the Scleropages formosus chromosome 21, fSclFor1.1, whole genome shotgun sequence genome harbors these coding sequences:
- the ypel1 gene encoding protein yippee-like 1 — MVKMTKSKTFQAYLPNCHRTYSCIHCRAHLANHDELISKSFQGSQGRAYLFNSVVNVGCGPAEERVLLTGLHAVADIYCENCKTTLGWKYEHAFESSQKYKEGKFIIELAHMIKDNGWE; from the exons ATGGTGAAGATGACCAAGTCCAAGACCTTCCAGGCCTACCTGCCCAACTGTCACCGAACCTACAGCTGCATCCACTGCAGAGCCCACCTGGCGAACCATGACGAGCTCATCTCCAAG TCGTTCCAAGGCAGCCAGGGCCGAGCCTACCTCTTTAACTCTGT GGTGAACGTGGGCTGTGGGCCAGCCGAGGAGCGGGTGCTGCTCACGGGTCTGCACGCCGTGGCCGACATCTACTGTGAAAACTGCAAAACCACTCTGGGCTGGAAATAC GAACATGCTTTCGAGAGCAGTCAGAAGTACAAGGAGGGCAAGTTCATCATTGAACTGGCGCACATGATCAAGGACAATGGATGGGAGTAG